A genomic stretch from Aedes albopictus strain Foshan chromosome 2, AalbF5, whole genome shotgun sequence includes:
- the LOC109420512 gene encoding uncharacterized protein LOC109420512, giving the protein MARLLLVLVFILHGCLAEYSKYQLDAFKDIGDQCYRNLAIPDDSDLLERIQYHRNVTDDPLTKEFILCGQKLLGWQDLEGNFQNEVIIKFFSDRYDAEQVKEVIEQCTLPSGETLADRAYGFYQCYFKHKKYAI; this is encoded by the exons ATGGCACGATTACTTCTGGTGCTCGTTTTCATTCTGCATGGTTGCTTG GCGGAGTACAGCAAGTACCAACTGGACGCCTTCAAGGACATAGGCGATCAGTGTTATCGGAATCTGGCTATCCCCGATGACTCCGACCTCTTGGAACGTATCCAGTATCACCGGAATGTAACGGATGACCCTCTAACAAAG gaattcatcctttGCGGTCAGAAGCTTCTCGGATGGCAAGATTTGGAGGGGAACTTCCAAAATGAAGTGATAATTAAGTTCTTCAGCGACCGCTACGATGCCGAGCAAGTCAAGGAAGTAATCGAACAGTGTACCCTGCCCAGTGGAGAAACTTTGGCCGATAGAGCTTACGGCTTCTACCAGTGCTATTTCAAGCACAAGAAGTATGCGATCTGA